A part of Ziziphus jujuba cultivar Dongzao chromosome 8, ASM3175591v1 genomic DNA contains:
- the LOC132805101 gene encoding acidic endochitinase-like — MGLEVRQTVAGIGRNRGLKESAPPSEKASIRARRRTADDGGLIAVYWAQNGNEGSLAKASNIDLYAYINIAFLMQFGNGRDLVLNLAGHCDPAWNTCTKFGQEIKTCQSKGIKVLISIGGAVGSYSLSFANDAKNVANIIWNSYLGGTDSSATCPYGDDAVLDSVDFDIVNGSTVSIVDRHRW, encoded by the exons ATGGGACTGGaagtgaggcaaacggtggccggaatagggagaaatcggggtttaaAGGAATCGGCGCCGCCGTCGGAAAAAGCCTCGATTCGGGCGCGTCGGAGGACG GCTGATGATGGTGGTCTCATAGCCGTCTACTGGGCTCAAAACGGCAATGAAGGAAGTCTAGCCAAAGCCAGTAATATTGACCTCTATGCTTACATAAACATTGCTTTTCTTATGCAATTTGGCAATGGCCGAGACCTGGTACTGAACCTTGCAGGTCACTGCGACCCAGCGTGGAATACTTGTACCAAATTCGGGCAAGAAATAAAGACATGTCAGAGTAAGGGCATTAAGGTCCTCATTTCTATTGGAGGAGCTGTTGGAAGCTATTCTCTATCATTTGCTAATGATGCCAAAAATGTTGCAAACATAATATGGAATTCTTATTTGGGTGGTACTGACTCATCTGCTACATGTCCTTATGGAGATGATGCTGTTTTGGACAGCGTTGATTTCGACATTGTGAATGGTTCCACAGTTTCAATAGTTGATAGGCATAGGTGGTGA